The genomic stretch AAAAAACCCAATTTCCGCGTTGCGCTGCATCTCGAAGTCGCTGCGGGGTACATAAGTACCCCTCACTCCTCGAGATTTGCGCGCCTTGAACTTGGGCTTTTTACGAAACTGTCTGATTTTCTACTTTTTACCGGTCCATCAGGCTTCTTGGCGGTCCGAATTTCAGCCACCTGGGCGCCCGTCGGGTTTAGACCAGATTCCCGCCGGCGTCAAATCCGGCCGCTTCATTTCAGGCGCCAATCCGCTCTCAAGCATTCCGACGGCTCAGCTTCCGGGCGGCTCGGCGCCGGTCGATCCCTTGGGAAACCGGCCCTCGGGGGAGCCCGGTCGGAATTTCTCCTTTCAGCCGCTTGACTTTGATCTTAAAACGGTTTAAAAATTTTTAATAGCGCGGCCCGCCCGGTTTGGCGGGCCGCAGCTGTTGCACCGCCGGCGGGCCCAAAGACCGGCCGAACCCCGCCGGCCGCCATCCCGGCTTAAGGATTCTTTGCCGGCAATCTCCCGACAGCCAGCCCGGCCCGCGGGGCCGGCGCGATGTACCACCGATTGCTTTCCAAGGGCATTCCGGGCAACCGGGAATGCCCTTCGTGTTCAACGGGATCACCATCGGCACCCGCTTTTGCGCGGGGCTTGCCGGGGCTTTCGCAGGGGGTATCCGCCCTTCGGGCTTTTGCCCGTGGGCGCTGTTCGGATGCCACCGCAACCGTCATTTTTTCAAAAGCGGCGATGGCGCCGCAACATGTCACCCAAAGGATTGAGTCTATGTATTTCGAAGCTATTTTCGAGCCGTCAGGAACCATGGAGTATGTCCCCGAAGCAAAGGATCTGGCCGGAGAAAAAATCGCCATCCAGGAAGGCTGGATCATCCAGGAAGGCCCCTTCAAGGGGCAGCTGTGCTTCTATATTCCCAATTCCACGATCGGCTGGATACCCAAAAGCGACCTGAAGGAGCTAAAACCGGTGCCCTTCGTTCGCTGGAAGGAGATCCACAAGCAATCCGGCTACGGCAGCTGACGCTTGCGGCTGCGCCCCGTCGCGGGGTGCAGCCCGGATCGCTCCATCCGGCAAAAATCCCGGCTCCCGCCTGGGCGCTCCCCCCTCTAAGCCCCCTTTCCGCCGGTAGACGGCCGCTTTGCGGCCAGCGCTGGAATCGCGGTTGAAAAATCCGCTTTTGTGTGGTTAACAGGGCCTATTGGCTCACCAGCGACCTGCGTCTTCCGACGGTCCGGTCGCTGCGGTCCGTGCTTTCGGCGTTTTGACGGCATCCGCCGCCCCCTTTACCCCACCCCCATCCACAAGGAGGAAGCATGAAACGCATTTCCATTGCTCTGATTGCCGCGGTCTGCATGGCCGCCCTGACCGGCCCGGCTCTCGCGGAAAAAATCACCGTGGCCACCGATACCAACTTTCCGCCGTTCGAGTTCAAGGACAAATCCGGCCAGCACACCGGTTTCGACGTCGAACTCTGGGATGCCATCGCCAAGGTCATCGGCCTGGAATACGAGCTGCAGCCGATGGATTTCAACGGCATCATCCCGGGGTTGCAGACCAACCAGCTGGATGTCGGGATCGCCGGCATGACCATCAAGCCCGAACGCGCTGAAGTGGTGGATTTTTCGGACCCTTACTATGACGCCGGCCTGCTGATTCTGGTCAGAAGCGACACCACCGAAATCAACGCCATCGAAGACCTCGCGGGCAAGGTGGTGTCCACCAAACTGGGCACCACCAGCGAAGACTTTGCCAAGAAAAACGCCGCCGCCAAGGAGGTCAAACTCTTCCCCAACAACGATGCCATGTTTCTGGAGCTGATGAGCGGCGGGGCGGATGCCGTGATTTTCGACTCCCCGGTGATCGCCGAATTCATGCGCACCGCCGGTCAGGGGCAGGTCAAGGTGGTGGGGCCGCTTTACATGGGGCAGTCCTACGGCATCGCCTTTCCCAAGGGCAGCGAGCTGGTGCCCAAGGTCAACGCCGCGTTGAAGCAGCTGCGCGAAGACGGCACTTACAACGCGCTCTACCGCAAGTGGTTTAACACCGACCCGAAATAATCCCCCCGGGCTTTTCCGCCGGCATCGCTATCCAGGCGGGGGCGGCTGCGGTCGCCCCTGCCGCCGCCCGCCAAAGGGACACTGGGGATCGCCATGGGCTTCAAATTTCAGTGGAACGTGGTGCTGGAGACCTTTCCGCTGCTGCTCTCCGGGGTCAAGCTGACGGTCATCATCACCATCTGCGGGCTGCTGTTCGGGTTTATGCTGGGGGCGGCCGTCGGGTTGATGAAGCTTTCCCGCAGTCTGCCGGTGCGCAAGCTCGCCGGGACTTACGTCGAGGCCATCCGCGGCACGCCGTTGATCGTGCAGGTCATGTTTCTCTATTTCGGCGTGCCCATGGCGGTGGGAATGCGCATCCGCCCGATGACCGCCGGGATCATCGCCATCGCGGTCAACTCGGGGGCCTACATCGCCGAGATCGTGCGCGGCGCGGTGCAGTCCATCGACCCGGGGCAGATCGAGGCCGGCCGCTCCATCGGCCTGACCCGCACCCAGACCATGCGCTACATCATCTGGCCCCAGGCCTTCCGGCGCATGATCCCGCCGCTGGGCAACCAGTTCATCATCAGTCTCAAGGATACCTCGCTTTTGGTGGTGATCGGCGTGGCCGAACTCACCCGGGTGGGGCAGGAAATCATCGCGGTCAACTTCCGGGCCTTCGAGGTCTGGCTCACGGTGGGGGTCGTCTACCTGATGATGACCTTGACCATCGCCCGCCTGCTGCGCTTGGCCGAGGACCGGCTTGCGCGCCGCGGCCAACGTTGACAGTTCCGTAGAAAGGCCAATTTCTGCGTTGCGCTGCATCTCGAGGTCGCTGCGGCGCACATAAGTACGCCTCACGCCGCTGAGATTTGCGCGCCGTAACTTGAACTTTTTTCGAAACCGTCTTGTTTTTGACTTTTTACCGGTTCATCAACGCTGATGGCGGCGTAAAAAGTTCAATATCGGCCGCGGCGGCGTGGCCGGCATTCTCACCCGGAGCGGGTTATGATCAGAATCGAGAACCTGCACAAGCGTTTCGGTGACCTCGAGGTCATCCGGGGCATCGACCTGCACGTCAAGCCGGGCGAGGTGGTCTGCATTATCGGCCCCTCTGGATCGGGTAAATCCACCGTCCTGCGCTGCATCAACCGCCTGGAGGAGATCACCGCGGGACGGATCGTCGTCGACGACAGCGACATCACCGACCCCAAGACCAACATCAACCAGGTGCGTGCCGAGGCCGGCATGGTCTTCCAGCAGTTCAACCTCTTCCCCCACATGACGGTGCTGCAGAACGTGACCCTGGGGCCCGTCAAGGTCCGCCGCATGAACCGGGCCGCGGCCGACACGCTCGGTCGGGAACTGTTGGCCAAAGTCGGCCTGGCGCAGAAAGCCGGCAACTACCCGGACCAGCTTTCCGGCGGCCAAAAGCAGCGCGTGGCCATCGCCCGCTCGCTGGCGTTGCAGCCCAAGGTCATGCTGTTTGACGAACCGACCTCGGCGCTGGACCCCGAGCTGGTCGGGGAGGTCCTGGAGGTCATGAAGCAGCTTGCCGCCGAAGGCATGACCATGGTGGTGGTGACCCACGAGATGGGGTTCGCCCGGGAGGTCGCCGACCGGGTGATTTTCATCGACCACGGCGTCATCCAGGAGGAGGGGCCGCCCCAAAGCCTTTTCTCCAACCCCCAAAACCCCCGCCTGAAGGATTTTCTCGGCAAGGTGGTCGCCAATCTTTGATCCCGCCCGGTCGCTGACCCGACCCGCCTTTTACCACCCGCCGGCCCAAACAGGGGGCGCAGGCGCTAGTCCTGGCTGGCGACGGCCTCGATTTCCACCCGCGCGCCCTTGGGCAGGGCCGCCACCTGGACGGTGCTGCGCGCCGGCGGCTGCTGGCTGAAATAGCTGCCGTAAACCGCGTTGACTTTGGCGAAATCCGCCATGTCGGTCAGGAAGATAGTGGTCTTGACGATATCCGCGAGGCTCAGCTGGCAGGCGGCCAGGACGGCTTTGAGGTTTTCCATCACCCGCGCGGTCTGATCTTCGATGGTTCCCGCCACCAGCTCGCCGCTGGCCGGGTCGAGGGGGATCTGTCCGGAGAGAAACACCAGTTTGCAGGCTTTCACGGCCTGGGAATAGGGCCCGATGGCCCGGGGTGCCTGGTCGGTGGAAACGATCTCTTTGGTCATGGGTCCGCCTCCTTTCGGGTTGGGGGATGGGTGACCCTGGGATGTTCGGTCGCCAAGTGGGGCGCTGTCAAGTAAAAAAGAGGGCCTGGGCGGCAGGGCACCGGACATGCCGCCATTGGCTCCGGCGCAGGTCACCCATTGTTTTTCCCCCAGCTTGAAACACTCTGACCGGTGGAAATAGTTTAATCTGGTTATGCACTTCGCTCCAGTTGTATTGGTTTGCTATCCTCCATTATGGGAGTCCCACCATAAAATGGCCCTCTCCGATAGGTCTTAATGGTCGTGAGGCCGAAAGAGAGCGAAATGCCCAACCAGATAAATTTTTTTATCGAATAAACACTAAATTCCAGGGAAACCCCAAGCCGGAGGACCCGGTTCAGGAGATGATCCGCATCAGCAGCAACCCAATCCTGATCCCACGTATGCCCTTTGGCAAACACAAAGGGTTATTATTTAGCGAGAGGCCGACGGAATAACTGGAGTGGTTGATGACCACCGATCTGGACGAGGATATGGCCTACACGGAGAAGAAACATCTGATAAGGGTGCCGAGCGAATGATTGTCGCCGGAGTCATTGGCTTTTGGGTAGGCCGGGTAGCCTTTTAGGAACCCGCAAGCCGAGCTTAAGGGTGTTCCATGCCCTATATCTCTCAGTACTGATAATGGATCCGTCAACACTTTAATTTCGAGTTTCTCGAGAGACGGCTCAGGTCCCAGGATTTACGTGCCGAAAAGTGGCGCTTTTTGGAACCTCTCTATCTTGAAACTTTACTGGCATACTTTAAATTTGAAATTTTTCGAAACCGCAATCGAAAAATTGGTAAAATGGACCGGTGCCAAATCTTCTGCGGCAAAATCTTCTGCCCTTGTTCATATGCTCAACGACAGCGGCGGAAAGCACCTTTGTTTGCCGTTGATAGCACTTTGAATTTTAACGCGTTGATAATAAAATAAAAAATAGTATTTGAGATATAGGTCCCCACCCAGCAGTTTTTCCCT from Desulfobacteraceae bacterium encodes the following:
- the glnH gene encoding glutamine ABC transporter substrate-binding protein GlnH → MKRISIALIAAVCMAALTGPALAEKITVATDTNFPPFEFKDKSGQHTGFDVELWDAIAKVIGLEYELQPMDFNGIIPGLQTNQLDVGIAGMTIKPERAEVVDFSDPYYDAGLLILVRSDTTEINAIEDLAGKVVSTKLGTTSEDFAKKNAAAKEVKLFPNNDAMFLELMSGGADAVIFDSPVIAEFMRTAGQGQVKVVGPLYMGQSYGIAFPKGSELVPKVNAALKQLREDGTYNALYRKWFNTDPK
- a CDS encoding amino acid ABC transporter permease; translation: MGFKFQWNVVLETFPLLLSGVKLTVIITICGLLFGFMLGAAVGLMKLSRSLPVRKLAGTYVEAIRGTPLIVQVMFLYFGVPMAVGMRIRPMTAGIIAIAVNSGAYIAEIVRGAVQSIDPGQIEAGRSIGLTRTQTMRYIIWPQAFRRMIPPLGNQFIISLKDTSLLVVIGVAELTRVGQEIIAVNFRAFEVWLTVGVVYLMMTLTIARLLRLAEDRLARRGQR
- a CDS encoding amino acid ABC transporter ATP-binding protein; the encoded protein is MIRIENLHKRFGDLEVIRGIDLHVKPGEVVCIIGPSGSGKSTVLRCINRLEEITAGRIVVDDSDITDPKTNINQVRAEAGMVFQQFNLFPHMTVLQNVTLGPVKVRRMNRAAADTLGRELLAKVGLAQKAGNYPDQLSGGQKQRVAIARSLALQPKVMLFDEPTSALDPELVGEVLEVMKQLAAEGMTMVVVTHEMGFAREVADRVIFIDHGVIQEEGPPQSLFSNPQNPRLKDFLGKVVANL
- a CDS encoding RidA family protein, whose amino-acid sequence is MTKEIVSTDQAPRAIGPYSQAVKACKLVFLSGQIPLDPASGELVAGTIEDQTARVMENLKAVLAACQLSLADIVKTTIFLTDMADFAKVNAVYGSYFSQQPPARSTVQVAALPKGARVEIEAVASQD